DNA from Dietzia lutea:
TGTCGGACGAGGATTTCGACGCGGTGGTCAAGGTGCACCTGCGCGGGCACTTCCTGCTGACCCGTAACGCGGCCGCCCACTGGCGGGCCGAGAGCAAGAAGGCGGAGGGGCCCGTCTTCGGGCGACTGATCAACACCTCGTCCGAGGCCGGGCTCTTCGGCCCTCCCGGGCAGGCGAACTACGGTGCGGCCAAGGCGGGTATCACGGCCCTGACCCTGTCCGCGGCCCGGGTGCTCGAGCGCATCGGGTGCACGGCCAACGCGATCGCGCCGCGCGGCCGCACCGGTATGACCGAGGGTGTCTTCGAGGCGTGGGACGAGTCAGAGGGACCGGACCCGCTCTCCCCGGATCGTGTCGCCGACCTCGTGTCGTACCTGGCCTCGCCGGCGGCGGCACAGGTCAACGGCCAGCTGTTCGTGGTATACGGCGGGATGGTGGCCCTCGTCGAGGCGCCCGTGGTCGAGAAGCGGTTCGACGCCGCCGGCGGTGTGTGGGATCGCCGCGAGATCGCCGATGCGGTCTCCGGGCACTGGTCAGGCCG
Protein-coding regions in this window:
- a CDS encoding 3-oxoacyl-ACP reductase, which gives rise to MTQQSLDADLSLDGRVAVVTGSGSGLGAAEAVELARSGAAAVVINDIRSSEATDSVIADIEAAGARAELVVGDVSERETADAMVSAALGLGGLHVVVNNAGITRDKMLFNMSDEDFDAVVKVHLRGHFLLTRNAAAHWRAESKKAEGPVFGRLINTSSEAGLFGPPGQANYGAAKAGITALTLSAARVLERIGCTANAIAPRGRTGMTEGVFEAWDESEGPDPLSPDRVADLVSYLASPAAAQVNGQLFVVYGGMVALVEAPVVEKRFDAAGGVWDRREIADAVSGHWSGRPEGKSFSAAEIMKL